One window from the genome of Oryza glaberrima chromosome 3, OglaRS2, whole genome shotgun sequence encodes:
- the LOC127768950 gene encoding putative cyclin-F1-1 produces the protein MRPPPPPPARAERHSTGTVQVTRDTLLLGQAYRLITVDEVTRVLQAKKEEKSRKAAAQHHLESKPAGAAGVGINSSGDDHTQPIRPAHLYIVSCRCSW, from the coding sequence atgcggccaccgccgccaccgccggcgcgggCCGAGAGGCACAGCACGGGCACGGTGCAGGTGACGCGGGACACGCTGCTCCTTGGCCAGGCGTACCGCCTCATCACCGTCGACGAGGTCACCAGGGTGCTGCAGGCGAAGAAAGAGGAGAAGTCGAGGAAGGCGGCAGCGCAGCATCACCTGGAATCCaagcccgccggcgccgctggagTTGGGATCAATTCCAGCGGCGACGACCACACGCAGCCTATTAGGCCTGCACATTTGTATATTGTTTCCTGCAGATGCAGTTGGTAG